The following coding sequences lie in one Crassostrea angulata isolate pt1a10 chromosome 10, ASM2561291v2, whole genome shotgun sequence genomic window:
- the LOC128166510 gene encoding uncharacterized protein LOC128166510: MQLIIFVDDLPIILKGIASEGYVFEMKVLLISCVLAFVFGNVQASHRERCPSSDKVQLMDPDELSKAPFCQSDGECGQEEKCCGTPSGLRCLDTVDQDKYTKKDDDDDDDDCDDEEKGSDYKKRKSKCHRHTYVHPLIITAIFLIVVLFIIVMLTFIRKFCTRARSKIGNSRTDLNTVSGGMKGRASDYTVKSKSTDEDKPCKKEKTPHTWMDTAPPPPYFMAPSAPPAYTVDPPPKYQQTANQDEKIRY, from the exons atgcaaCTAATTATTTTCGTTGATGATCTGCCAATAATTCTGAAAGGAATAGCTTCAGAGGGGTATGTTTTTGAAATGAAGGTCCTCTTGATTTCATGCGTTTTGGCTTTCGTTTTCGGAAACGTACAAG CGAGCCATAGAGAGAGATGTCCGTCCTCGGACAAGGTCCAGCTAATGGACCCGGATGAACTTAGCAAAGCCCCCTTTTGTCAGAGTGACGGGGAGTGTGGACAGGAGGAGAAGTGTTGTGGAACTCCCAGCGGCCTGCGGTGTCTCGACACTGTGGACCAAG ACAAATATACGAAAAAagatgacgacgatgatgatgatgattgtgaCGATGAAGAGAAAGGGTCCGACTACAAGAAGAGAAAATCAAAGTGCCACCGACATACCTACGTCCATCCTCTGATTATAACAGCCATCTTTCTTATAGTTgtgttgtttataattgttaTGTTGAC ttttatccGAAAGTTCTGTACACGTGCCCGCAGTAAAATAGGAAATTCTCGAACGGATCTAAATACAGTGAGTGGGGGAATGAAAGGTCGAGCTTCAGATTATACCGTCAAATCAAAGTCAACAGACGAGGATAAACCTTGTAAAAAGGAGAAAACCCCACACACCTGGATGGACACTGCTCCACCCCCTCCCTACTTCATGGCACCGTCCGCTCCTCCCGCTTATACCGTAGATCCGCCACCCAAATACCAACAAACTGCAAATCAGGACGAAAAAATtagatattga
- the LOC128165182 gene encoding uncharacterized protein LOC128165182 yields the protein MEFKTLAFCVIIFLVGEIAASSHLECPDTVPATGSNGSLPTCTDDTQCSTAGDKCCTVTSGGSGKVCIKAERDDDDDDCDKKSNRKDKDDCHRKKRHSMIVKIVILVVVLTVVGIVVGCIIRVKCCKKKISDSRTELNPEKNTHSLGRDYTPSIGGRTKEQAWFPVASPPPISNAPPEYTAKY from the exons ATGGAGTTTAAAACACTCGCTTTCTGTGTGATTATTTTCCTTGTCG GTGAGATTGCTGCATCTTCTCACCTAG AATGCCCGGATACGGTTCCCGCCACGGGATCGAACGGCTCCCTGCCGACCTGTACCGATGACACTCAGTGCTCCACAGCTGGGGACAAGTGCTGCACAGTTACCTCCGGGGGGTCGGGGAAGGTCTGCATAAAAGCAG AACGagatgacgacgatgatgacTGTGACAAGAAATCCAACAGGAAGGACAAGGACGACTGTCACCGGAAGAAGCGTCACTCGATGATCGTCAAAATCGTCATCCTTGTCGTCGTCCTGACTGTCGTCGGCATCGTCGTCGGCTG CATAATTCGCGTGAAATGCTGCAAGAAGAAGATTAGCGACTCTCGCACTGAGCTGAATCCCGAGAAGAACACTCACTCCCTGGGCCGGGATTACACCCCGTCCATTGGTGGGAGGACAAAGGAGCAGGCCTGGTTCCCAGTTGCCAGCCCACCCCCCATCAGCAACGCCCCACCGGAGTACACAGCCAAATATTGA
- the LOC128165179 gene encoding uncharacterized protein LOC128165179: MSKENIEPVRLATDALQAHERLHLHLRQSHRHTNVFQKSVDTLEQLREIKGELDGSAKNFDSPQICDDCLIELKQQVLMHTPSSVTSDNRDRFKDLISKTFEGIEVLSAVLLTCPWYQASQDERGEQARHNVLFIVYLSHDHQFLAPVNQHTLNEKFVEDKGWLYAIELYHFVHSIAKGKARCVEVLYCPDSAQLIQKDQWKQLKSQLNYNKVTKLRGYVEACKGQSISGIGKKGKDEKFRLVESTTFHQFCDSFRLMNHLYNVSADFPPCTDVTKITCLPDIAMKGKELLHKLYKDPDVSKRDLFDVLVQWRDSVTEDLKSVQYTDQLEVDEIISKWQLETRLKGRQLNVPKVLPDEHSSLTTQMQEIGGQVAKLQPEQIILIAQAGSHMYGLATPTSDVDFLVIYAEPSQKVLGRCKEIKDNFESRGPSKLLEYGAYEARLFGEMLLKGSVIILELVFGDNHNYMSPMWKELVKQRKCFVTEKGIQQYLGLIQNNYKMLDKEREVAAKERKLLYQIFHKSDAVERMMNGDIPNVRCTGELREFIMNIRTRPLENEYDRNVLLTKAKQKIDGLLTSLAARKTRLKENMDFCAVTEWLLRVRGLNCPSV; this comes from the exons ATGAGCAAGGAGAACATCGAACCCGTGCGTCTGGCCACTGATGCCCTACAAGCACATGAAAGACTTCATCTTCACTTAAGGCAGAGCCACAGGCATACCAATG TGTTTCAAAAGTCTGTCGACACCCTAGAACAGCTAAGGGAAATTAAGGGGGAGCTGGATGGATCGGCCAAGAATTTCGACAGTCCTCAAATATGTGATGACTGCCTGATCGAGCTGAAACAGCAGGTGCTTATGCACACACCCTCCTCTGTGACCTCAGACAACAGGGACAGGTTCAAAGATCTCATTAGCAAGACATTTGAAG GAATAGAAGTACTGTCAGCCGTCCTTCTGACCTGCCCCTGGTACCAGGCCAGTCAGGATGAACGTGGGGAGCAGGCTCGGCACAATGTTCTATTTATAGTTTACCTGTCACATGACCATCAGTTTTTAGCCCCAGTAAATCAGCACACCCTAAATGAAAAATTTGTTGAGGACAAG GGCTGGCTGTATGCCATAGAGTTGTATCACTTTGTTCACTCCATTGCGAAGGGTAAGGCTAGATGTGTAGAGGTGCTATACTGTCCTGACTCTGCTCAGCTTATCCAAAAGGACCAGTGGAAACAACTGAAAAGTCAGCTGAACTACAACAAAGTCACAA aGCTGCGTGGGTATGTGGAAGCGTGCAAGGGTCAGTCCATCAGTGGCATAGGGAAGAAAGGAAAGGATGAAAAGTTTCGGCTGGTTGAATCCACCACATTTCATCAATTTTGTGATAGCTTCAG GTTGATGAACCATTTATACAATGTGTCAGCTGACTTCCCACCATGTACAGACGTCACAAAGATAACATGTCTTCCTGATATAGCCATGAAAGGGAAAGAACTCCTTCACAAACTCTATAAG GACCCAGACGTGTCAAAAAGAGACCTATTTGATGTACTAGTTCAATGGAGGGATTCTGTAACAGAGGATCTGAAAAGTGTACAGTACACTGATCAACTGGAGGTAGAtgaaatcatttcaaaatgGCAATTAGAAACCAGATTAAAAGGAAGACAGCTCAATGTGCCAAAAG TGTTACCAGATGAGCATTCTTCATTGACCACCCAAATGCAAGAAATAGGAGGACAGGTTGCTAAGTTACAACCAGAACAAATCATTCTGATCGCCCAGGCTGGAAGTCACATGTACGGCTTAGCCACGCCTACTAGTGACGTAGACTTCCTGGTGATCTATGCAGAACCCTCTCAG AAGGTGCTGGGCAGATGTAAAGAAATAAAGGATAACTTTGAGAGCAGAGGGCCCTCCAAGCTTCTGGAGTATGGTGCCTATGAAGCTAGACTCTTTGGTGAAATGCTATTGAAAGGAAGTGTCATCATTTTAGAG CTAGTTTTTGGAGACAATCATAATTATATGAGCCCTATGTGGAAG GAGTTAGTAAAGCAGAGAAAATGCTTTGTGACAGAAAAGGGAATTCAGCAGTATTTAGGGCTGatacaaaacaattataaaatgttagATAAAGAGAGGGAGGTAGCTGCAAAGGAAAGGAAGCTTTTATACCAG ATATTCCATAAGTCTGATGCCGTAGAGAGAATGATGAATGGAGATATACCCAATGTCCGGTGTACAGGCGAACTCAGGGAATTTATAATGAATATCAGAACACGGCCATTAGAG AATGAATATGACCGCAATGTTCTGCTTACAAAGGCCAAACAAAAGATTGATGGACTTCTGACAAGTCTCGCAGCCAGGAAAACTCGTCTGAAAGAGAACATGGATTTCTGTGCAGTGACTGAGTGGTTACTACGTGTCCGAGGTCTGAACTGTCCCAGTGTCTGA
- the LOC128165180 gene encoding RNA 3'-terminal phosphate cyclase-like — protein MNITRRMQASFKYSNSYFSRKHRFSSSNRLSQLARCVAIRRVKMKVELFLDPEDMPMREFYFQFVRRRLVTVVQYIYPFKSHFTNMAQHQFIDIDGSVLEGGGQILRNAATLSCLLNQPIRVQKIRAGREKPGLRAQHLTGLQLVAEICGGKLENAAVGSTEVTLTPGKVRAGSYKADTGTAGSICLLMQAAVPCCLFSDGDVHMTLIGGTNAEMAPQIDFAMMVFRPVAAQFGLHFDCHIKKRGFFPKGGGEVNIKVTPSAGLRGVTLMDQGTVTRVYGISFVAGVIPKKVAHIMSECAREIITEDYRGIPINVDIVKETQGIGSGCGILVIAETSTGCLLAGSALGKKGKPAEKVGQEAGEMLVNNLFNGGCVDEFLQDQLIVLMALAEGKSEILCGPMSLHTETAIHVASLMTKAKFEVQELTKNSTIIKCEGIGLKAVNNS, from the exons ATGAATATAACTCGACGGATGCAAGCGTCATTTAAATATTCTAATTCATACTTTTCAAGAAAACATAGATTTAGTTCTAGCAATAGGCTATCTCAACTTGCAAGGTGTGTCGCAATACGACGAGTTAAAATGAAAGTAGAACTGTTTCTCGATCCCGAAGATATGCCCATGCGcgagttttattttcaatttgtcaGACGACGTTTGGTTACTGTTGTGCAATATATTTATCCATTCAAATCACATTTTACCAACATGGCACAGCATCAGTTTATAGATATAGATGGAAGTGTATTAGAGGGg GGAGGACAAATTCTAAGGAATGCTGCCACGTTGAGTTGTTTATTAAACCAGCCAATACGTGTCCAGAAAATAAGAGCTGGCAGGGAAAAACCTGGCCTCAG AGCCCAACATCTCACAGGATTACAGCTTGTTGCAGAAATTTGTGGAGGGAAGCTGGAGAATGCTGCTGTAGGGTCAACAGAGGTGACCTTGACCCCAGGCAAGGTCAGGGCAGGATCATATAAAGCTGACACTGGTACTGCTGG GAGTATTTGTTTGCTGATGCAGGCCGCTGTGCCATGCTGTTTGTTCAGTGATGGAGATGTACACATGACATTGATAGGGGGAACCAATGCTGAAATGGCTCCTCAAATTGACTTTGCCATGATg GTATTTCGTCCAGTTGCTGCACAATTTGGACTTCATTTTGATTGTCATATTAAAAAAAG aggATTCTTTCCTAAAGGAGGAGGAGAAGTTAACATAAAGGTGACCCCCAGTGCTGGCCTCAGGGGGGTCACACTGATGGACCAAGGGACAGTCACGAGAGTGTATGGAATATCATTTGTAGCTGGGGTCATACCAAAAAAG GTAGCTCATATCATGTCAGAGTGTGCCAGAGAAATCATAACAGAGGACTACAGAGGAATCCCCATCAATGTAGACATTGTCAAGGAAACTCAGGGAATAGGAAGTGGGTGTGGGATTCT AGTAATAGCAGAGACAAGCACTGGCTGTTTGCTGGCGGGATCAGCACTAGGAAAGAAAG GTAAACCCGCAGAGAAAGTGGGACAGGAGGCAGGAGAGATGTTGGTCAATAACCTGTTCAATGGCGGCTGTGTGGACGAGTTCCTGCAAGATCAG TTGATTGTCCTAATGGCCCTTGCTGAAGGGAAATCAGAAATCCTTTGTGGACCCATGTCTCTCCACACTGAAACTGCAATCCATGTGGCTTCCTTGATGACCAAG GCAAAATTTGAAGTTCAAGAGTTGACAAAAAATTCCACCATCATAAAGTGTGAAGGAATTGGTTTAAAAGCTGTTAACAATAGCTGA
- the LOC128165181 gene encoding uncharacterized protein LOC128165181, with protein MKIWLSLLLVLAVVSALEARRGGRRKEWRRQKFAGMQAGIHGPPDVADDDVKDDEDAPTQQNEWLTKKQRKWAMKRQRKMKWMNKRRGMMSPENSVEDKPEDTEISRDEVNPVVTHRRWQARRGNKVDRRQKWRKMKRRKMWHHKNHGNRPSCFCLQTEQLEKLQELIKKEGLETEFPQIMPPEEDPAVDNTSDIPEEEEDDDMMEETEDFDDADEDLTDDDSESEEVTSLPMMTTETSYIIQ; from the exons ATGAAGATTTGGTTGTCGCTGTTGCTTGTCCTAGCCGTGGTCAGTGCCCTGGAGGCGCGACGAGGAGGGAGAAGGAAGGAATGGCGGAGACAAAAGTTCGCTGGAATGCAGGCCGGTATACACGG CCCCCCTGATGTAGCAGATGATGACGTCAAAGACGATGAAGATGCCCCCACACAGCAGAACGAATGGTTGACCAAGAAACAAAGGAAATGGGCAATGAAGCGCCAGAGGAAGATGAAGTGGATGAACAAACGCCGTGGAATGATGTCCCCAGAAAACTCGGTGGAAGATAAACCAGAGGACACAGAGATCAGCCGGGACGAAGTGAACCCAGTGGTGACACACAGAAGGTGGCAAGCAAGACGGGGCAACAAAGTCGATAGGCGCCAGAAATGGAGGAAAATGAAGAGGAGGAAGATGTGGCACCACAAAAATCATGGCAACAGACCATCCTGCTTCTGTCTGCAGACCGAGCAACTAGAGAAGCTTCAGGAACTGATCAAGAAAGAGGGACTGGAGACGGAATTTCCTCAAATCATGCCTCCAGAGGAAGACCCCGCTGTCGACAACACTTCCGATATACCTGAGGAAGAAGAGGATGACGATATGATGGAGGAAACTGAGGACTTTGATGACGCTGACGAGGATCTAACAGATGATGACAGCGAATCAGAGGAGGTGACCAGTTTACCAATGATGACCACAGAGACCTCCTATATCATTCAGTAG